Proteins encoded by one window of Cannabis sativa cultivar Pink pepper isolate KNU-18-1 chromosome 4, ASM2916894v1, whole genome shotgun sequence:
- the LOC115714382 gene encoding aspartate carbamoyltransferase, chloroplastic, translating to MAMAAASSLFTFSFQEGICSQKTKTCFKKFMHNYLNLTRNQLGCSMSMYLKHARSLHSEKSLILEETERLSKQNRILCRALEIENSPSFTLGNKFQLDDVIEAQQFDRDILNAIFEVARDMEKIEKKSPGSQILKGYLMATLFYEPSTRTRLSFESAMKRLGGEVLTTENAREFSSAAKGETLEDSIRTVESYSDIIVMRHFESGAAKRAAAIAGIPIINAGDGPGQHPTQALLDVYTIEREIGKLDGIKVGLVGDLANGRTVRSLAYLLAKYEDVKIYFVSPDVVKMKDDIKDYLTSMNIKWEESADLMEVASKCDVVYQTRIQRERFGERTDLYEEARGKYIVDRQVLEAMPKHAVVMHPLPRLDEITVDVDSDPRAAYFRQAKNGLYIRMALLKLLLVGW from the exons ATGGCCATGGCTGCTGCATCTTCCCTGTTTACATTTTCATTTCAAGAGGGCATCTGCTCTCAGAAAACAAAGACATGCTTTAAGAAATTCATGCACAATTACCTAAATCTTACGCGCAATCAACTGGGTTGCTCCATGTCAATGTATCTCAAACATGCAAGATCATTGCACAGTGAGAAGTCCTTGATATTGGAAGAAACTGAAAGATTATCAAAACAGAATAGAATTCTCTGCCGTGCACTAGAAATTGAAAATTCGCCTTCTTTTACATTGGGAAATAAGTTTCAACTTGATGATGTGATTGAAGCTCAACAATTTGATAGAGATATTCTTAATGCTATATTTGAAGTTGCTCGAGATATGGAAAAGATTGAAAAGAAATCACCAGGAAGCCAAATCCTCAAAGGCTATCTAATGGCTACCCTCTTTTATGAACCCTCTACTAGGACTAGGCTTTCCTTTGAGTCTGCCATGAAACGGTTAGGTGGGGAAGTTTTAACGACTGAAAATGCTCGGGAGTTTTCCTCTGCAGCAAAAGGAGAAACACTTGAAG ATTCTATAAGAACTGTTGAAAGTTACTCAGATATAATTGTAATGAGGCACTTTGAAAGTGGTGCTGCTAAAAGAGCTGCTGCCATTGCTGGCATCCCTATTATTAATGCAGGAGATGGTCCTGGACAACATCCGACTCAA GCTCTTTTAGATGTCTATACCATTGAAAGAGAGATAGGAAAACTCGATGGCATTAAAGTTGGGCTTGTTGGGGATCTTGCTAATGGAAGGACAGTGAGGTCACTTGCTTACTTACTTGCAAAGTATGAAGACGTAAAGATCTACTTTGTCTCTCCTGATGTGGTGAAGATGAAG GATGATATAAAAGATTATTTGACATCTATGAATATTAAATGGGAAGAAAGTGCTGATTTAATGGAAGTAGCTTCCAAATGTGATGTTGTTTATCAAACTCGCATTCAACGGGAACGATTTGGGGAGAGAACTGATCTCTATGAGGAAGCTCGAGGCAAGTACATTGTGGATCGTCAAGTGTTGGAGGCAATGCCGAAACATGCTGTAGTCATGCACCCTCTACCGAGGCTTGATGAA ATTACTGTTGATGTTGATTCGGATCCAAGGGCTGCTTATTTTCGACAAGCAAAGAATGGCCTCTATATCAGAATGGCTCTCCTTAAACTCTTGCTAGTTGGGTGGTGA
- the LOC133036945 gene encoding uncharacterized protein LOC133036945, with protein sequence MRFKDTNEAIQKIRARMITAQSRQKSYADLKRRDIEFEVGDHVFLRVTPRKGLSVKRFGKRGKLSPRYVGPFQILDRVGSVAYRIALPPSLAGVHNVFHVSQLRKYVSDPSHVLSYETLGLQEDLSYNERPVKILDQKDKILRNKTITLVKVLWRNSVVEEATWELESDMREQYPELFE encoded by the coding sequence ATGCGATTCAAAGACACCAACGAAGCTATTCAGAAGATCAGGGCTAGAATGATCACAGCTCAGAGCAGACAAAAATCTTACGCAGACCTGAAGCGGAGGGACATTGAGTTCGAAGTGGGTGATCATGTGTTTCTTCGAGTGACACCACGAAAAGGACTCTCAGTGAAGAGATTTGGTAAGAGAGGGAAACTAAGTCCTAGATATGTTGGTCCATTTCAGATATTGGATAGAGTGGGCAGTGTAGCTTATAGAATAGCTTTACCGCCATCATTAGCTGGGGTGcacaatgtatttcatgtatctcaactccggaaatatgtgtcagacccatcgcatgttttgagctatgaaacactgggtttgcaggaagatttgtcctacaatgaacgtccggtaaagattcttgatcaaaaggataagattttgagaaataagacaattaccttggtgaaagtcctatggagaaacagcgtggttgaggaagctacttgggagctagagtctgatatgcgagaacaatatccagaattatttgagtaa
- the LOC133036944 gene encoding uncharacterized protein LOC133036944 → MPPRRSVRVGRGRGRGRGQGQGRDDGGINEPPQAPQGWEERIAALEGIIHRQDEELRQLRRQPEPPVQIRQDAENRDPPAAVVYPAKEARHELLAERFRKQHPPEFEGGIDPVVAEEWISRIESILQMLRVDGNDRVKCASYMLRKDARIWWEVVEQTKDVDTMNWDDFKRVFNEKYYNSAVLAAKVDEFTGLVQGSLTVTEYAQKFDRLAKFAPDLVPTDRVRAHRFVEGLKPMVARDVEIVSRGQFSYAQVVEMALTAERSENKIWKENAARRESKKGGANSNDHKKRGQDQSGQPSQDKRYKSDNDQRFNGNSGRNIPECPKCTKRHLGECRAKACYKCGKEGHIKRNCPLWGRRREQSSNPRKMTSMFQPQFLPSLKQGEAGPSVVSGRIPMANTTCKVLFDSDGETFEFRGVGKKPRTPIISAMKAGQLLQRGCLGYLVNVVDDTKKIERKPEETRVVAEFLDVFPEELPGLPPHREIEFVIELVPGTAPVSRAPYRMAPSELKELKIQLEELLKLGFIRPSYSPWGAPVLFVKKKDGTMRMCIDYRELNKVTIKNRYPLPRIDDLFDQLQGKKVFSKIDLRSGYHQLRIKNEDIPKTAFRTRYEHYEFMVMSFGLTNAPAAFMDLMNRVFKEYLDQFVIVFIDDILIYSKTAEEHEEHLRLTLQRLREHQLYAKYKKCEFWLSEVAFLGHIVTNGGIKVDPAKVAAVKEWPRPKTALEVRSFLVKAEHQRPAGLLQPLKLPEWKWEEISMDFVTGLPKTTKQHDAIWVVIDRYTKSAHFLPVRMTYSMDHFAELYVNEIVRLHGAPYSIVCDRDARFTSSFWESLQRAMGTRLKFSTAYHPETDGQTERTNQILEDMLRVSTALG, encoded by the exons atgcctcctagaaggtcagttagagtgggtcgaggtcgaggtcgaggtcgaggccaaggccaaggccgAGATGATGGAGGGATCAATGAACCACCTCAAGCACCACAGGGATGGGAAGAGCGCATTGCCGCACTGGAAGGAATCATTCATAGGCAGGATGAAGAACTTCGTCAGCTGAGACGTCAACCGGAGCCGCCAGTCCAAATAAGGCAGGATGCAGAAAATAGAGACCCACCAGCTGCAGTGGTATATCCTGCTAAAGAGGCTAGACATGAGTTGTTAGCAGAGAGATTTCGGAAACAACACCCACCTGAGTTTGAGGGAGGCATAGACCCGGTAGTGGCTGAGGAGTGGATAAGTCGCATAGAAAGCATTTTGCAGATGCTAAGGGTGGATGGGAATGACCGAGTGAAGTGTGCATCTTACATGCTGAGGAAAGATGCTCGTATCTGgtgggaggtggtggaacaaacaaaggatgtggataccatgaactgggacgatttcaaaagggtctttaatgagaagtattataactcAGCAGTTCTAGCAGCAAAGGTCGATGAATTTACTGGGTTAGTCCAAGGGAGTCTTACTGTGactgagtatgcacaaaaatttgaTAGGTTGGCAAAATTCGCTCCAGATCTGGTACCTACTGATAGAGTGCGAGCACATCGATTTGTGGAGGGCCTAAAACCAATGGTTGCTCGAGATGTGGAAATTGTGTCAAGGGGTCAATTCAGTTATGCTCAAGTTGTCGAAATGGCTCTTACGGCGGAGCGgagtgaaaataaaatttggaaggaaaatgctgCCAGGAGAGAATCTAAGAAAGGTGGAGCCAATTCTAATGACCACAAGAAACGGGGACAGGACCAGTCCGGGCAGCCAAGTCAAGACAAGAGGTACAAAAGTGATAACGACCAACGATTTAATGGCAACAGTGGGCGAAACATTCCAGAATGCCCTAAATGTACCAAACGTCATCTCGGCGAGTGTCGCGCAAAAGCATGCTACAAATGTGGAAAAGAAGGACACATCAAACGCAATTGCCCACTGTGGGGACGGAGGCGGGAACAGAGCAGTAACCCAAGAAAGATGACAAGTATGTTCCAGCCGCAGTTTTTGCCATCACTCAAGCAAGGCGAGGCCGGTCCTTCGGTTGTATCGGGTCGTATTCCTATGGCCAACACCACTTGTAaagttttgtttgattctg ATGGAGAGACTTTCGAGTTCAGGGGGGTAGGAAAGAAACCCCGCACTCCTATTATTTCGGCAATGAAGGCTGGGCAACTATTACagcgtgggtgcttagggtatctagttaatgtggttgatgacaccaagaaaattgaaagaaagccGGAGGAAACACGGGTAGTTGCTGAGTTTCTTGATGTATTTCCAGAGGAGTTACCCGGGTTACCACCACACAGAGAAATCGAATTTGTGATAGAATTAGTGCCCGGGACAGCACCAGTTTCCCGTGCACCATATAGAATGGCACCATCTGAATTGAAAGAACTCAAAATACAGTTGGAAGAATTGCTTAAGTTAGGGTTTATCAGACCTAGCTACTCTCCGTGGGGCGCACCAGTTctatttgttaaaaagaaagacggtactatgagaatgtgcatagatTACCGAGAATTGAACAAGGTGACTATAAAGAATCGGTACCCACTACCGAGGATTGACGATCTGTTTGACCAGCTTCAAGGGAAAAAGgtgttttctaagattgatcttcgttcaGGGTATCATCAGTTAAGAATCAAAAATGAAGATATACCGAAGACAGCCTTCAGAACGAGATACGAGCATTATGAGTTCATggtgatgtcatttggacttACAAATGCCCCAGCAGCTTTTATGGACCTCATGAACCGAGTCTTCAAGGAATATCTGGATCAGTTTGTCATTGTATTCATAGATGATATACTGATTTATTCTAAGACAGCGGAGGAACATGAGGAGCACTTACGCTTGACCTTGCAGCGACTGAGAGAACATCAATTGTATGCCAAGTAcaaaaaatgtgagttctggttgtccgaggttgcATTTTTGGGCCACATTGTCACTAACGGGGGAATAAAAGTAGATCCTGCCAAGGTTGCTGCAGTTAAAGAATGGCCTAGACCAAAGACCGCCTTAGaggttcgaagctttttgg ttaaagcaGAGCATCAAAGACCAGCGGGATTGTTACAACCACTGAAGctccctgaatggaagtgggaagagatttccatggattttgtgactgGATTACCTAAGACTACAAAGCAACATGACGCCATTTGGGTAGTCATTGATAGGTATACAAAATCTGCCCATTTTCTACCAGTACGCATGACTTACTCCATGGACCATTTTGCTGAACTTTATGTGAATGAgattgtgagattacatgggGCACCGTATTCTATTGTTTGTGATCGAGATGCTCGGTTCACTTCATCTTTTTGGGAAAGCTTACAGAGAGCAATGGGAACTCGATTGAAGTTCAGCACTGCATATCATCCAGAGACAGATGGTCAGACTGAGAGAACAAATCAGATCTTGgaagatatgttgagg gTCTCCACTGCATTGGGATGA